The Echinicola rosea genome has a segment encoding these proteins:
- a CDS encoding DUF481 domain-containing protein → MKKLFTLLILLIGVYQTSIADIRDSLVFKNQNVIVGEIKSLDKGVITIETDYSDSDFQIEWQEVQEVYSKQNYLITLMSGERHNGSLWTYDPTHVTLHLTSGDSMKVRIEEIVYFKTYENDFWSRLSASVDFSYSFTKANNFTQAGIRSALGYVASSWSANASYNLIRSNQDEVEPTRREDANLNYKKFLPKDFYVPANYGYLSNTEQLIDVRSTFSAGLGKYIVHTNDSYFGVETGVSYLNEVYTTEDPRKNSMEAYFGAELNLYDIGDLTLLTRGTVYPGITEGGRWRVDYNIDTKYDLPLDLYVKVGFSLNFDNQPVEGAGKADYVLQTGLGWEL, encoded by the coding sequence TTGAAAAAGTTATTTACCCTTCTTATTCTTTTGATAGGTGTTTATCAGACCTCCATCGCCGATATTAGGGATTCGCTGGTATTCAAAAATCAAAATGTCATTGTCGGTGAGATAAAATCACTCGACAAAGGTGTGATCACGATAGAAACAGATTATAGTGACAGCGATTTTCAGATCGAATGGCAAGAAGTACAGGAAGTATATTCCAAGCAAAACTATCTCATCACTTTGATGTCTGGAGAACGGCACAATGGTTCGCTTTGGACCTATGATCCTACACATGTTACCCTTCACCTGACTTCCGGTGATAGTATGAAAGTAAGGATAGAGGAAATCGTTTATTTCAAAACATATGAAAACGATTTTTGGAGCCGATTATCTGCATCTGTGGATTTTAGCTATAGTTTTACCAAAGCCAATAACTTCACGCAAGCGGGCATCAGGAGCGCACTGGGCTATGTGGCCTCCAGCTGGTCGGCCAATGCAAGTTATAACCTTATCCGATCTAATCAGGATGAGGTAGAGCCCACACGAAGGGAAGATGCCAACCTCAATTACAAAAAATTTCTCCCCAAGGATTTTTATGTTCCTGCCAACTACGGCTATCTCTCCAATACCGAACAGTTGATAGATGTCAGGAGTACCTTCTCAGCTGGTCTCGGTAAATATATCGTACACACCAATGACTCGTACTTCGGTGTAGAAACAGGAGTATCGTACCTTAATGAAGTATATACCACTGAGGATCCTAGAAAAAACAGTATGGAAGCTTACTTTGGTGCTGAACTGAACCTCTATGATATTGGTGACTTGACGCTGCTTACCCGTGGCACGGTCTATCCGGGTATTACCGAAGGTGGTAGATGGCGTGTTGACTACAATATTGACACCAAGTATGATCTCCCGTTGGACTTGTACGTTAAAGTAGGATTTTCGCTGAACTTTGATAACCAACCTGTCGAAGGTGCTGGCAAGGCGGATTACGTCCTTCAAACAGGCCTAGGTTGGGAATTGTAA
- a CDS encoding helix-turn-helix domain-containing protein: MNVEFTPILLTHLLAITVGVITIIILWAFPNKRNKSRKLLSWSFFVLTCSLVYATLIQSEFILNITSAYSVGSIICFLFMPMAYLYVRGVLNKEYPKIKDSLHFAPFFLFLINNIPYLILPYEKQLNLLQEQILHGGIGELSTYSLISIPNEANILIYHIAFGIYWLLQVWVIISFIKHGDEDVKEENSHAVNWLFFFCSIQFLLFYPYFINSYNPFQMSAYANFSEVGGALCVILCAGYLFCKPEILYGFSEVLSPIKETSVQPLKSPKAEKSSSYSSKFLSEARIIELDSKLSDHIQNNTPYLNQGYNLKDLSDDLNVPLYIISSFINKEKGLNFNDFLNKYRIEYCKEKIKNGEWKNITLEALGYDCGFSNRNSFTSAFKKWVGKTPSEFIKEYK; the protein is encoded by the coding sequence ATGAACGTAGAATTTACCCCTATCCTTCTTACCCACTTACTCGCCATTACTGTGGGAGTGATTACCATTATCATCCTTTGGGCTTTTCCCAATAAGCGGAATAAATCACGGAAACTGTTAAGTTGGTCATTTTTCGTTTTGACCTGCAGTCTGGTATATGCTACCCTTATCCAAAGCGAATTTATACTCAATATTACCTCTGCCTACAGCGTAGGCAGTATCATTTGTTTTCTTTTCATGCCAATGGCCTACTTATATGTGAGGGGAGTTTTAAATAAAGAGTATCCCAAAATCAAAGATTCATTGCATTTTGCCCCGTTTTTTCTATTCCTAATCAACAACATCCCCTATTTAATTTTACCTTACGAAAAACAGCTTAACCTACTTCAGGAACAAATACTTCATGGAGGTATTGGAGAATTATCTACCTATTCACTGATCTCGATTCCTAATGAAGCAAATATCCTTATTTATCATATTGCATTTGGTATCTACTGGCTGCTTCAGGTGTGGGTGATTATTTCGTTTATCAAACATGGTGATGAGGACGTAAAGGAGGAAAACAGCCATGCGGTCAATTGGCTGTTTTTCTTCTGCAGCATTCAGTTCCTACTGTTCTATCCCTATTTTATAAATAGCTACAATCCTTTTCAGATGTCCGCATATGCCAATTTTAGTGAAGTAGGCGGTGCCTTGTGTGTAATTTTGTGTGCGGGATATCTATTCTGTAAACCAGAGATTCTTTATGGGTTTTCAGAAGTGCTTTCCCCCATCAAGGAGACCTCAGTACAACCCCTAAAAAGTCCGAAAGCAGAAAAATCCAGTAGTTATTCTTCAAAATTTTTAAGTGAGGCAAGGATCATTGAATTAGATTCAAAACTATCCGACCATATCCAAAACAACACCCCTTATCTTAATCAAGGCTATAATCTTAAAGACCTTTCAGACGACTTGAATGTCCCCCTTTATATTATCAGTTCCTTTATCAATAAAGAAAAGGGCCTGAATTTCAATGATTTTTTAAACAAATACCGCATTGAATATTGTAAAGAAAAAATCAAAAACGGTGAATGGAAAAACATTACTTTGGAAGCTTTGGGTTACGATTGTGGTTTTTCCAATCGCAATTCCTTTACCTCTGCATTTAAAAAATGGGTTGGTAAAACTCCATCTGAGTTTATAAAAGAATATAAATAA
- a CDS encoding tetratricopeptide repeat protein has product MKGYFLALLIFVGGAISHTSYSQTFTMGKKCRALLDEAKTLLNNEAYAEALAKLDEFSGSCKTKDAKEQGAINKAEAYNNLGQYESAIKEADYALDVTKDRSLEGHFQKGIALQNLGDVEGSKQELGKVIQLTEKNQNTSERANNYALMARVYARQLNEEDSAMYYLDKAMALAPENTDIIIQKGDLYLYYNEYQEAYTTYDQALALGHEPLDVYQSRTQVGLKKMENKYGTTKVQELRKKMTDEEKSTLCSDIQKGLDLGWKDMSMDMFSAMICQ; this is encoded by the coding sequence ATGAAAGGATATTTTCTCGCATTGCTCATCTTTGTTGGCGGTGCAATAAGCCATACCAGCTATTCCCAGACATTTACCATGGGAAAAAAATGCAGGGCCTTGCTCGATGAGGCCAAAACCTTATTGAATAATGAGGCATATGCTGAGGCTTTGGCAAAACTGGATGAATTTAGCGGCAGCTGTAAAACCAAAGATGCCAAGGAACAAGGAGCTATAAACAAAGCCGAAGCGTATAATAACCTAGGGCAATACGAAAGCGCCATCAAAGAAGCTGATTATGCCCTTGATGTCACCAAGGACCGAAGTCTGGAAGGACACTTCCAAAAAGGCATCGCCTTACAAAATCTAGGGGATGTGGAAGGGTCAAAACAGGAGCTTGGCAAAGTAATCCAGCTGACAGAAAAAAACCAAAACACTTCAGAAAGGGCCAATAACTACGCGTTAATGGCGAGGGTATATGCCCGTCAGCTGAACGAGGAGGATTCTGCCATGTATTATTTGGACAAGGCCATGGCCCTGGCACCTGAAAACACCGACATCATCATCCAGAAGGGCGATTTATACCTTTACTACAACGAATACCAAGAAGCATACACCACATACGATCAGGCCTTGGCCCTTGGCCATGAGCCGCTTGATGTCTATCAAAGCCGAACACAAGTAGGTTTAAAAAAGATGGAAAACAAATATGGTACTACCAAGGTGCAAGAATTAAGAAAAAAAATGACTGATGAGGAAAAATCCACCCTCTGCTCAGATATCCAAAAAGGGCTGGACTTAGGCTGGAAGGACATGAGCATGGACATGTTTTCGGCTATGATTTGCCAATGA
- a CDS encoding helix-turn-helix domain-containing protein, translating to MPELLTMYSIVSFVVAVTAIMIAGILWWYPNMVEEQRNPKRILSLAFLALSIWHVFQFIVFTYLEPGDYYFLNTVMLISMALFMPLTYLYFYTLAFSHYGKSILIHLVLPITIGIIGLHYSNRSNAISSDLPFLLIHLQMIIYWIMEINLVFKLLSISKQGLIHINSHWLRWTILFLSVQTLLFLPYLLVNIAGIPLPPLLQSEIMAMVGSFLLCLSLFFQPLLLFGIRDIKPKDFSDKMHLNLLAKNLDRPGVNLSLEEQHIERYISKHHPYLMKDITFGNMAEQIGVSRNCLSNYMKKKGVNFEEFINVKRILFSQNIIKERAYHDMTLDMLAKQSGFMDRKSFISSFKKHTGYNPTDYIKHFF from the coding sequence ATGCCAGAACTCTTAACAATGTACTCCATCGTTTCATTTGTGGTGGCTGTCACTGCCATAATGATAGCGGGTATCCTCTGGTGGTATCCGAATATGGTCGAAGAACAAAGGAATCCCAAAAGGATACTTTCGCTTGCATTTTTGGCACTTTCTATATGGCATGTGTTTCAATTCATTGTTTTCACGTACTTGGAGCCAGGCGACTACTACTTTCTTAATACAGTAATGCTTATCAGCATGGCTTTGTTCATGCCATTGACTTACCTCTATTTTTACACTTTGGCCTTTTCCCATTACGGAAAATCCATTTTGATCCATTTGGTACTACCTATTACGATTGGCATAATCGGCTTACATTATAGCAATAGAAGCAATGCCATTTCATCCGACCTTCCGTTTTTGCTGATCCATTTACAGATGATTATCTACTGGATCATGGAAATAAACCTGGTATTTAAATTACTGTCCATCAGCAAACAAGGTTTGATTCACATTAACAGCCATTGGTTGCGGTGGACCATTCTTTTCTTATCCGTCCAAACATTGCTATTCTTACCCTATCTCTTGGTTAACATAGCCGGAATCCCCTTACCTCCTTTGCTCCAATCAGAAATTATGGCAATGGTAGGCAGCTTTCTTTTATGCCTTTCATTATTCTTCCAGCCTTTACTATTGTTTGGAATCAGGGATATCAAACCCAAGGACTTTTCAGACAAAATGCACCTGAACCTTCTGGCCAAAAACCTAGATAGACCTGGGGTTAACCTAAGCCTTGAAGAGCAACACATCGAACGATACATTTCCAAACACCACCCTTATTTAATGAAGGATATCACCTTCGGAAATATGGCTGAGCAAATTGGAGTGTCAAGGAATTGCCTGAGTAACTATATGAAAAAGAAAGGGGTGAATTTTGAGGAATTTATAAATGTCAAGCGAATACTCTTTAGCCAGAACATCATCAAGGAAAGGGCATACCATGACATGACCCTGGATATGCTAGCCAAACAAAGTGGCTTTATGGACAGAAAGAGTTTCATCTCTTCTTTTAAAAAACACACAGGCTACAATCCCACTGATTATATAAAACACTTCTTCTGA
- a CDS encoding DUF6515 family protein yields the protein MKNLSKLMLFCGIVAMLWIPDMAEAQRLRHGGGSSRGGAMSRPAGNRSINGGAHRSPSRPSNLQNRNFSNNRSQTNNFRNQNNRNSNVRNTNNRNNNTRVSNIKSNNRTGNNNRINIDNSTNINVNRNVRRNVNRRSTVVIRNPRPYNRPPYRYGGFSFYCYRPYFYHPFVPYYWGPVWHPWGFFIASLAATAIVISIENEKYHYDQGVFYQENNGGYTVVEAPSGATVKTIPSGSEQVVINETTNNYYYGGTYYEKSDDGYTVVPPTSGSVVTNLPEGAEEVKVGDQTYVKYGDTYYQPVQVDGKNKYEVADVQDADQ from the coding sequence ATGAAAAATTTATCCAAACTGATGTTATTTTGTGGGATCGTTGCCATGCTCTGGATTCCAGACATGGCGGAAGCCCAGCGACTACGACATGGTGGAGGCTCCTCGCGTGGGGGAGCTATGTCCAGACCTGCAGGAAATAGAAGTATCAACGGAGGAGCACATCGCTCCCCCTCACGGCCCTCCAATCTCCAAAACCGGAATTTTTCCAACAACAGAAGCCAAACCAATAATTTTAGAAATCAAAATAACAGAAATAGTAACGTAAGGAATACGAATAACAGAAACAATAATACCCGGGTTTCCAATATCAAAAGCAATAACAGGACTGGCAATAATAATCGCATCAACATTGACAATAGCACCAATATCAATGTCAATAGAAACGTCCGTAGGAATGTAAACAGGCGCAGTACAGTGGTAATCCGCAATCCTAGGCCATACAACAGACCTCCCTATCGATATGGCGGATTCAGCTTTTACTGTTATCGACCCTACTTCTACCATCCTTTCGTCCCTTATTATTGGGGGCCTGTTTGGCATCCGTGGGGATTTTTTATAGCCTCATTGGCAGCTACCGCGATCGTGATATCCATTGAGAATGAAAAATACCATTACGATCAAGGGGTCTTTTACCAAGAAAACAACGGGGGTTATACGGTAGTGGAGGCTCCATCAGGTGCCACTGTAAAAACCATCCCGAGTGGATCTGAACAAGTAGTCATCAATGAAACCACCAATAATTACTATTACGGCGGCACATACTATGAAAAATCAGATGATGGATATACGGTCGTCCCTCCCACATCAGGATCAGTGGTGACCAACCTCCCTGAAGGAGCCGAAGAAGTAAAGGTAGGTGATCAGACATATGTCAAATACGGCGACACCTATTACCAGCCCGTTCAGGTAGATGGTAAAAATAAATACGAGGTAGCTGATGTCCAAGATGCAGATCAATGA
- a CDS encoding amidohydrolase family protein, with product MQKLYDFHFHLLFKHYIADPKLKLDFNKNFQTTGVAKVLNDLVGGSFDSQSSPSQVKDSLLRLGVVSLSSVEYAFAERILHICDKDFSFVLPVNDRIFDRVKHHQTTYWKDFLEIVEQHKKSFDKLSKAPFNIEFLKRSDFEGKSIHEIEAFLNAGDKRCFTLAIEGGHNLSDVPAGNEDGILSETPHVQMKTVQEMKEMDFMSINLCHLSDIPEQRLGGFAQGVNKLSQIAFRSDHFIPTVGLGLTEIGKKLIRQCLVHPSRPVLIDVKHMSLYTRLEYYRYKDQLAKEDAKVRRLPILSSHTGFTFTSIDHYLNRQSYRSYVHDSTTGREVSIAPENRKIGRTDDKINKGLYANPWTINLFDEEIIEIMAAGGMMGISLDQRILGASNPALDSVRDKYYEKEQVSYHEFKKLYKEGKLAGEEGIFQKFGLVPSKEERHMMLLCLHIVHAVKLGYEKLPWHEGTSPWDHICIGSDFDGLINPINGFEDIIKLGGIHKALRQYLPLADKYHMFNENYKALKYNGKGSVDARFLEEVIEKFTFTNGLRFTARFLTNWSEGELEKVNNPATSEAEQ from the coding sequence ATGCAAAAGCTATATGATTTCCATTTTCACTTGTTGTTTAAACATTATATCGCAGACCCGAAATTAAAACTTGATTTCAATAAGAATTTTCAAACCACTGGAGTAGCAAAAGTGCTGAATGATCTTGTGGGGGGTTCTTTTGACAGCCAGTCGTCACCATCACAGGTCAAGGACAGTTTGCTCCGCCTTGGCGTAGTTTCACTCAGCAGCGTGGAATATGCATTTGCCGAGCGGATTTTGCACATTTGTGACAAGGATTTCTCTTTCGTCCTTCCCGTAAACGACCGGATTTTTGATCGTGTAAAGCATCACCAGACCACTTATTGGAAGGATTTTTTGGAAATAGTGGAGCAGCATAAGAAGAGCTTTGATAAGCTATCCAAGGCTCCTTTTAACATTGAATTTTTGAAACGTAGTGATTTTGAGGGGAAGTCTATACATGAAATAGAGGCATTCCTTAATGCAGGGGACAAGCGATGTTTTACCTTGGCCATAGAAGGTGGCCATAACCTGTCCGATGTGCCCGCAGGCAATGAGGATGGGATCCTTTCGGAAACCCCCCATGTTCAAATGAAGACCGTTCAGGAGATGAAGGAGATGGATTTTATGTCCATTAACCTTTGTCACCTCAGCGATATTCCAGAACAACGGCTCGGAGGCTTTGCCCAAGGGGTCAATAAACTTTCACAGATAGCTTTCAGGAGTGATCACTTTATTCCTACCGTAGGGCTTGGATTGACAGAGATAGGTAAGAAACTGATTCGACAGTGTTTAGTACATCCTTCGCGCCCAGTACTGATCGATGTCAAGCACATGAGCTTATATACGCGCCTTGAGTACTATCGGTATAAGGACCAACTGGCAAAAGAGGATGCAAAGGTAAGGCGCTTGCCAATACTGTCCAGTCACACGGGTTTTACATTTACGTCCATTGACCATTACCTAAACCGCCAATCATATAGGTCATATGTACATGACAGCACAACTGGCAGGGAGGTGTCCATAGCGCCAGAAAACAGAAAAATTGGCCGGACCGACGACAAAATTAATAAAGGACTGTATGCCAATCCATGGACGATCAACCTGTTTGATGAGGAGATCATAGAAATCATGGCTGCTGGCGGCATGATGGGGATTAGCCTCGACCAACGCATCTTAGGGGCCTCAAATCCGGCATTGGATTCGGTGCGAGACAAGTATTATGAGAAGGAACAGGTATCCTACCATGAGTTCAAAAAATTGTATAAGGAAGGAAAGCTGGCAGGAGAAGAGGGGATATTCCAGAAGTTTGGACTTGTTCCGAGCAAAGAAGAGCGTCATATGATGCTACTGTGCCTGCATATCGTGCATGCGGTAAAACTGGGCTATGAAAAGCTGCCTTGGCATGAAGGAACCTCACCCTGGGACCATATTTGTATTGGTTCGGATTTTGACGGCCTGATCAATCCGATTAATGGATTTGAAGACATCATCAAGTTGGGAGGGATTCATAAAGCCCTTAGGCAATATTTACCACTTGCTGATAAGTATCATATGTTCAATGAAAATTATAAAGCATTGAAATACAATGGGAAAGGGTCGGTTGATGCACGTTTTTTAGAAGAGGTGATCGAAAAGTTTACTTTTACTAACGGATTGAGGTTTACGGCTCGCTTTTTAACTAACTGGTCCGAAGGGGAGTTGGAAAAAGTGAATAATCCTGCTACATCCGAAGCCGAACAATAG
- a CDS encoding porin family protein encodes MAVEYIKKLFLTLLLCLLFQVSHGQVLISLLFGDKLNSDKIEFGLDGGIAFTQLQGPAASDMTNALHLGFYFDFYLKNQLQLHTGVIVKSTMGAKGIPPYALGNQDLDNLLSTATVRRKLGYFNVPVLLKYRFKNSNFYVEAGPQLGWLHKAYDEFSDSILDENDLLYEHKIKDNIKRLDFGMTGGIGYRLMKGHGMNLGIRYYLGMVNINKSMPNDLYNRSLYLSVGIPIGAGKAEKDAVKTAY; translated from the coding sequence ATGGCAGTAGAATATATAAAAAAACTATTTCTTACACTTTTACTATGTCTATTGTTTCAAGTTAGTCATGGCCAAGTACTCATTTCCCTACTCTTTGGTGATAAGCTCAATTCAGACAAAATAGAGTTTGGCCTGGACGGAGGCATTGCATTCACCCAACTCCAAGGCCCTGCCGCTTCGGATATGACCAATGCACTGCATTTAGGGTTTTATTTTGATTTTTACTTGAAAAATCAGCTACAGCTTCATACTGGAGTAATCGTAAAATCCACCATGGGCGCCAAAGGGATCCCCCCCTATGCGCTGGGTAACCAAGATTTGGATAACCTTTTGTCCACGGCCACTGTCCGGCGGAAACTTGGTTATTTTAATGTACCTGTATTGCTCAAATACCGATTTAAAAACAGCAATTTCTACGTAGAAGCTGGTCCCCAACTTGGGTGGCTGCACAAAGCGTATGATGAATTTTCGGACAGTATTTTGGACGAAAATGATTTGCTATATGAACACAAGATCAAAGACAATATCAAAAGGCTGGATTTTGGCATGACAGGAGGAATCGGATACCGCCTTATGAAAGGACATGGAATGAACCTTGGCATCCGGTATTACCTTGGCATGGTAAACATCAATAAATCCATGCCAAATGACCTCTACAACCGCTCTTTATACCTAAGCGTGGGTATTCCCATTGGAGCCGGAAAAGCAGAGAAAGATGCCGTCAAGACAGCCTATTAA
- a CDS encoding DUF2092 domain-containing protein: MKKLILAIYLILPLSSFAQESDIDSVAVFILDHMSAVIGDMESCRYKLSTSSDIPSAKVKYSKEYTDNEVFMQGPDKMLVHQKGHKGHRGFFYNGEFFTHYSYSENNYTTVHAPDDIITMIDSMNYNYGVEFPAADFFYPTFTDDLLTHFDTLVYLGTKYVNGKDCFHIAASNQEQSVQIWIANDAMNLPVKFLITNKEKALAPQYEATFSDWEINPDLPATIFEFTPPPGARLIAILPKPH, translated from the coding sequence ATGAAAAAACTAATATTGGCAATTTACCTCATCCTTCCGCTGAGCAGTTTTGCTCAGGAAAGTGATATTGATTCTGTCGCCGTATTTATTCTGGATCATATGAGCGCGGTGATCGGAGACATGGAATCTTGTCGCTACAAGTTGTCCACCTCTAGCGACATCCCTAGTGCTAAAGTAAAATATTCGAAGGAATACACGGACAATGAAGTGTTCATGCAGGGACCTGACAAAATGCTCGTCCATCAAAAAGGTCACAAAGGCCATCGTGGCTTTTTTTACAATGGAGAATTCTTCACCCACTATTCTTATAGTGAAAATAATTATACCACGGTTCATGCTCCTGACGATATCATCACCATGATAGACTCCATGAACTATAATTATGGTGTCGAGTTTCCCGCAGCAGATTTTTTCTATCCCACCTTTACCGATGATCTTTTGACACACTTTGATACGCTGGTTTACCTGGGTACCAAGTATGTAAACGGCAAGGATTGTTTTCACATCGCCGCCAGTAATCAAGAACAAAGCGTCCAAATTTGGATTGCTAATGATGCCATGAATTTGCCAGTGAAGTTTCTGATTACAAACAAGGAAAAAGCTTTGGCTCCTCAATATGAGGCGACCTTCAGCGATTGGGAAATCAATCCGGATCTCCCAGCAACGATTTTTGAATTCACGCCACCTCCCGGGGCAAGACTGATCGCAATACTTCCAAAACCTCATTAA
- a CDS encoding OmpA family protein translates to MKKLTIYAIIVLLMASCANWNSQQKGTAIGAAGGAAVGAAVSKGSIWGVLAGAAIGGTAGNLIGKKMDQQAKELQQAIPTAEVKRVNEGINVTFDASLVFNINSSNLSDSYKEDLLNAIPVFQKYPDTNILIEGHTDDTGSDEFNMQLSEKRAKAVSAFLAQNGVDRSRLVEKWYGETQPKYPNDSEENRIKNRRVEMAIFANEDMKEDAKTGDL, encoded by the coding sequence ATGAAAAAGTTAACCATTTACGCAATCATTGTCCTGCTTATGGCGAGCTGTGCCAATTGGAATAGCCAACAAAAAGGAACGGCCATTGGCGCAGCAGGTGGTGCAGCGGTGGGAGCAGCTGTATCCAAGGGAAGTATTTGGGGTGTACTCGCTGGAGCAGCTATCGGCGGCACCGCGGGTAACCTGATCGGAAAAAAAATGGACCAACAAGCCAAAGAGCTCCAACAGGCCATCCCTACTGCTGAGGTAAAAAGGGTAAACGAAGGGATCAACGTCACTTTTGATGCAAGCTTGGTCTTTAACATCAATTCTTCCAACCTTAGTGACAGCTACAAAGAAGACCTTCTAAACGCCATTCCGGTATTCCAGAAATATCCCGACACCAATATCCTGATCGAAGGACATACCGATGATACGGGATCGGATGAATTTAACATGCAGCTTTCGGAAAAAAGGGCAAAAGCCGTTTCAGCTTTTTTGGCACAAAACGGTGTGGACAGGTCCCGGCTTGTGGAAAAGTGGTATGGAGAAACCCAGCCCAAGTATCCCAATGACAGCGAAGAAAACCGTATCAAGAACCGACGGGTAGAGATGGCCATTTTTGCCAATGAAGACATGAAAGAAGATGCAAAAACAGGTGATTTATAG